In Janibacter alkaliphilus, the following proteins share a genomic window:
- the topA gene encoding type I DNA topoisomerase — protein sequence MAASNLVIVESPAKAKTIAGYLGPDYTVEASVGHIRDIPQPRDLPAAEKKGPFGRFGVNVDDGSFEALYVTDPDKKKKVTELKRLLKDADTLYLATDEDREGEAIAWHLLEALKPKVPVKRMVFHEITQEAIQRAVQDTRDLDMDLVDAQEARRILDRLYGFEISPVLWRKITQGLSAGRVQSVATRIVVERERERMAFRAASYWDVTGTFTPSGASQDFSARLSAVDGARVAVGRDFADDGTLTKSDVRHLDEAAATAVAEATRAATATVTSVSEKPYTRRPYAPFTTSTMQQEASRKLRLGSRDAMRVAQRLYENGYITYMRTDSTNLSSSAISAARGQARDMYGADYVPEQPRVYGKKAKNAQEAHEAIRPSGDRFRTPAQVSGELRGDEFRLYELIWKRTVASQMADAKGSTATIRLRADLVGCPAGEQAEYSASGTVITFRGFLAAYEEGRDESRGGEDDNERRLPKLSEGVALDVLGAEASGHETSPPPRYTEASLVKAMEELGIGRPSTYASTVATIQDRGYVRRQGSALVATWLAFAVTRLMEQHFPRLVDYDFTARMEEDLDQIAGGSMDRVAWLGRFYDGEQATSAEGLRQMVEDLGDIDAKAISTVEIGDGIVVRVGRYGPYVEEVAPAGVDPETGEVRDEAALAQAPTEKDGKPRRANVPEDVAPDEMTPERGRELLAQAADDGRELGTNPESGRTVVAKAGRYGPYVTEVLTPEEAELKGKAKVKPRTASLFKDMDLATIELDTALRLLSLPRVVGTVTETTTGEDGTETSAEVEITAQNGRYGPYLKKGTDSRSLETEDQLFTVTLEEALALYAQPKRRGRAAAKPPLKEFAEDPASGKKVVVKDGRFGPYVTDGETNATLRRDDEPETITQERAFELLAEKRAKGPTTRKKTAKKSGTKKSTAKKSGTKKAAAKKSTAKSTTKKTTTKKTAKTAAGSG from the coding sequence ATGGCTGCCAGCAACCTCGTCATCGTCGAGTCCCCGGCGAAGGCCAAGACCATCGCCGGGTACCTCGGGCCGGACTACACGGTCGAGGCCTCGGTGGGGCACATCCGGGACATCCCGCAGCCCCGGGACCTGCCGGCGGCGGAGAAGAAGGGCCCCTTCGGCCGCTTCGGGGTCAACGTCGACGACGGCTCCTTCGAGGCGCTCTACGTCACCGACCCGGACAAGAAGAAGAAGGTCACCGAGCTCAAGCGGCTGCTCAAGGACGCCGACACCCTCTACCTCGCCACCGACGAGGACCGCGAGGGCGAGGCCATCGCCTGGCACCTGCTCGAGGCGCTCAAGCCCAAGGTGCCGGTCAAGCGGATGGTCTTCCACGAGATCACCCAGGAGGCGATCCAGCGGGCGGTCCAGGACACCCGCGACCTGGACATGGACCTCGTCGACGCCCAGGAGGCGCGGCGCATCCTCGACCGGCTCTACGGCTTCGAGATCTCCCCGGTGCTCTGGCGCAAGATCACCCAGGGCCTGTCCGCCGGCCGGGTCCAGTCGGTCGCCACCCGGATCGTCGTCGAGCGCGAGCGCGAGCGGATGGCCTTCCGCGCGGCCAGCTACTGGGACGTCACCGGCACCTTCACCCCCAGCGGCGCCTCGCAGGACTTCAGCGCCCGGCTCTCTGCGGTCGACGGCGCTCGGGTCGCCGTCGGCCGGGACTTCGCCGACGACGGCACCCTGACCAAGAGCGACGTGCGCCACCTCGACGAGGCCGCGGCGACCGCCGTCGCCGAGGCCACCCGCGCGGCCACCGCCACGGTGACCTCGGTCTCGGAGAAGCCCTACACCCGCCGGCCGTACGCCCCCTTCACCACCTCGACCATGCAGCAGGAGGCCTCGCGCAAGCTGCGCCTGGGCAGCCGGGACGCCATGCGGGTGGCCCAGCGGCTGTACGAGAACGGCTACATCACCTACATGCGGACGGACAGCACCAACCTGTCCTCCTCGGCGATCAGCGCCGCCCGCGGCCAGGCCCGGGACATGTACGGGGCCGACTACGTGCCCGAGCAGCCCCGCGTCTACGGCAAGAAGGCCAAGAACGCGCAGGAGGCGCACGAGGCGATCCGCCCGTCCGGCGACCGCTTCCGCACCCCGGCCCAGGTCAGCGGCGAGCTGCGCGGCGACGAGTTCCGGCTCTACGAGCTGATCTGGAAGCGCACCGTGGCCTCGCAGATGGCCGACGCGAAGGGCTCGACCGCCACCATCCGGCTGCGCGCCGACCTCGTCGGCTGCCCGGCCGGCGAGCAGGCCGAGTACTCCGCCTCGGGCACCGTCATCACCTTCCGCGGCTTCCTGGCGGCCTACGAGGAGGGCCGGGACGAGAGCCGCGGCGGCGAGGACGACAACGAGCGCCGGCTGCCCAAGCTGTCCGAAGGGGTCGCGCTCGACGTGCTCGGGGCCGAGGCCTCCGGCCACGAGACCTCCCCTCCGCCGCGGTACACCGAGGCCAGCCTGGTCAAGGCGATGGAGGAGCTGGGCATCGGCCGGCCCTCCACCTACGCCTCGACCGTGGCCACCATCCAGGACCGTGGCTACGTGCGCCGGCAGGGCTCGGCGCTGGTGGCGACCTGGCTCGCCTTCGCCGTCACCCGGCTCATGGAGCAGCATTTCCCGCGGCTGGTCGACTACGACTTCACCGCGCGGATGGAGGAGGACCTCGACCAGATCGCCGGCGGCTCGATGGACCGGGTGGCCTGGCTGGGCCGCTTCTACGACGGCGAGCAGGCGACCAGCGCCGAGGGGCTGCGCCAGATGGTCGAGGACCTCGGCGACATCGACGCCAAGGCGATCAGCACCGTCGAGATCGGCGACGGCATCGTCGTGCGGGTCGGCCGCTACGGCCCGTACGTCGAGGAGGTCGCCCCGGCCGGGGTGGACCCGGAGACCGGCGAGGTCCGCGACGAGGCCGCGCTGGCCCAGGCGCCCACCGAGAAGGACGGCAAGCCGCGACGGGCCAACGTGCCCGAGGACGTCGCCCCGGACGAGATGACCCCCGAGCGGGGCCGTGAGCTGCTCGCCCAGGCCGCGGACGACGGGCGTGAGCTCGGCACCAACCCTGAGAGCGGGCGGACGGTCGTGGCCAAGGCCGGCCGCTACGGCCCCTACGTCACCGAGGTGCTCACGCCCGAGGAGGCCGAGCTCAAGGGCAAGGCCAAGGTCAAGCCGCGCACCGCCTCGCTCTTCAAGGACATGGACCTGGCGACCATCGAGCTGGACACCGCGCTGCGGCTGCTCTCGCTGCCGCGGGTCGTCGGGACCGTCACCGAGACGACGACCGGCGAGGACGGCACCGAGACCAGCGCCGAGGTGGAGATCACCGCGCAGAACGGTCGCTACGGGCCGTACCTGAAGAAGGGCACCGACAGCCGCTCGCTGGAGACCGAGGACCAGCTCTTCACGGTCACCCTGGAGGAGGCGCTGGCGCTCTACGCCCAGCCCAAGCGCCGCGGCCGGGCGGCCGCCAAGCCCCCGCTGAAGGAGTTCGCCGAGGACCCGGCCAGCGGCAAGAAGGTCGTCGTCAAGGACGGCCGCTTCGGGCCGTACGTCACCGACGGGGAGACCAACGCCACCCTGCGGCGGGACGACGAGCCGGAGACGATCACCCAGGAGCGTGCCTTCGAGCTGCTCGCCGAGAAGCGGGCGAAGGGGCCGACCACCCGCAAGAAGACCGCCAAGAAGTCCGGCACCAAGAAGAGCACGGCGAAGAAGAGCGGGACGAAGAAGGCCGCGGCGAAGAAGAGCACGGCCAAGAGCACGACGAAGAAGACGACCACGAAGAAGACGGCGAAGACGGCTGCGGGCTCCGGCTGA